One Bacillus marinisedimentorum genomic region harbors:
- the hisS gene encoding histidine--tRNA ligase gives MEIKIPRGTQDILPGDVEAWQLIEEKAKEICRRYNYHEIRTPIFEHTELFQRGVGETTDIVQKEMYTFEDRGGRSLTLRPEGTASTVRAYVQHKMFGNATQPVKLYYIGPMFRYERPQSGRMRQFVQFGIEAMGSDDPAVDAEVIALAMDFYRELGLKHLKLMLNSLGDRESREAHREALISHFKPQIEEFCSDCQVRLEKNPLRILDCKKDRDHELMERAPSILEYLNDESKAFFEKVKLYLDEMGIGYEVDPNLVRGLDYYNHTAFEIMSEAEGFGAITTLSGGGRYNGLIHEIGGPETSGIGFALSIERLLMALEAEGVELPVEPSLDLYIVALGDEAKDRSATLLYEARKAGLTADKDYLDKKAKAQFKAANRLNSHHVAVLGEDELQKGVINVKDMETGEQEEVALEGLITYLLNKGDGRE, from the coding sequence ATGGAGATTAAAATTCCACGCGGAACACAGGATATCTTGCCGGGGGATGTGGAAGCCTGGCAGTTGATCGAAGAAAAAGCAAAAGAGATTTGCCGGCGTTACAATTATCATGAAATCAGAACACCAATTTTCGAACACACTGAGCTTTTTCAGCGCGGCGTCGGCGAAACGACCGATATCGTCCAGAAGGAAATGTATACATTCGAGGACAGGGGCGGCAGGAGTCTCACATTACGTCCGGAAGGTACGGCTTCTACGGTCAGGGCGTATGTCCAGCATAAAATGTTCGGAAATGCAACTCAGCCGGTCAAGCTTTACTATATCGGGCCGATGTTCAGGTATGAGCGTCCCCAATCAGGGCGGATGCGCCAGTTCGTCCAATTCGGAATTGAAGCGATGGGGAGCGATGACCCGGCAGTCGATGCGGAAGTCATTGCGCTGGCAATGGATTTTTACCGGGAACTCGGCTTGAAGCATTTGAAGCTGATGCTAAACAGCCTTGGCGACAGGGAAAGCAGGGAAGCGCATCGGGAAGCCCTCATCAGCCACTTCAAACCGCAGATCGAAGAGTTTTGTTCTGATTGCCAGGTCAGGCTTGAAAAGAATCCGCTCCGGATTTTGGATTGCAAAAAAGACAGGGATCACGAACTGATGGAGAGAGCGCCTTCCATCCTTGAGTATTTGAATGACGAATCAAAAGCCTTTTTTGAGAAGGTGAAACTGTATCTTGATGAAATGGGGATCGGCTATGAAGTGGATCCGAACCTTGTCAGAGGGCTGGATTATTATAACCATACCGCTTTTGAAATCATGAGCGAAGCCGAAGGATTTGGCGCCATCACCACGTTGAGCGGCGGTGGCCGTTATAACGGGCTCATTCATGAAATTGGCGGGCCTGAAACGTCCGGAATCGGGTTTGCCCTCAGCATTGAACGGCTGCTCATGGCGCTTGAAGCGGAAGGAGTCGAACTTCCTGTAGAACCGTCACTGGATTTATATATAGTTGCACTTGGGGATGAAGCGAAAGACCGATCGGCAACGCTGCTGTATGAAGCCAGAAAAGCAGGACTCACAGCAGATAAAGATTATCTCGACAAAAAAGCGAAAGCGCAGTTTAAAGCGGCAAACCGCCTGAATTCGCACCATGTGGCAGTGCTCGGCGAAGATGAATTGCAAAAAGGCGTAATCAATGTGAAAGATATGGAAACAGGTGAACAGGAAGAAGTCGCTCTTGAGGGGCTGATCACTTACTTATTGAACAAAGGGGATGGAAGAGAATGA